A part of Terriglobales bacterium genomic DNA contains:
- the xseB gene encoding exodeoxyribonuclease VII small subunit, whose product MPKFEESLSRLEKIVDELEKGDIPLDKALALFEEGIHLSGSCRKELDAAEGKVEILLKQNGKLQAEAFEGAGEKSGSSKKK is encoded by the coding sequence TTGCCCAAGTTCGAAGAGAGCCTCTCCCGCCTGGAAAAGATCGTGGACGAGCTGGAGAAGGGCGACATCCCGCTCGACAAGGCGCTGGCCCTCTTCGAGGAAGGCATCCATCTCTCCGGCTCCTGCCGCAAGGAGCTGGATGCGGCCGAGGGCAAGGTGGAGATCCTGCTCAAGCAGAACGGAAAACTTCAGGCCGAGGCGTTTGAGGGAGCCGGCGAGAAATCCGGCTCTTCAAAGAAGAAATAG
- a CDS encoding O-methyltransferase translates to MTDDLRAYWMMGGITTEPVEKYLYGLLPERDEILSAMEEEAARRKIPIVGPAVGRVFFQLARLMGARTVFEMGSAIGYSTIWWARAVGAGGRVIYTDGNPKNAESARRNFESAGVADRIQIRVGDALELLSEEKPEAFDIIFNDVDKEDYPKVFRLAVPRVRKGGLFITDNALWSGRVAAAEKGEKTTEAIKEFNSLLYGSKEVFTTVLPLRDGVAVALKL, encoded by the coding sequence GGTGGAGAAGTATCTCTACGGCCTGCTGCCGGAGCGCGACGAGATCCTGAGCGCGATGGAGGAAGAGGCCGCGCGGCGCAAGATCCCCATCGTGGGTCCGGCGGTGGGGCGCGTGTTCTTCCAACTGGCGCGGCTGATGGGCGCGCGCACCGTCTTCGAGATGGGCTCGGCCATCGGCTACTCCACCATCTGGTGGGCGCGGGCGGTGGGCGCGGGCGGGCGCGTGATCTACACCGACGGCAACCCCAAGAACGCCGAGAGCGCCCGACGCAACTTCGAGAGCGCCGGCGTGGCCGACAGGATCCAGATCCGCGTGGGCGACGCGCTGGAGCTGCTCTCGGAGGAGAAGCCGGAGGCGTTCGACATCATCTTCAATGACGTGGACAAGGAAGACTATCCCAAGGTCTTCCGCCTGGCCGTCCCCCGGGTGCGCAAGGGCGGACTGTTCATCACGGATAACGCGCTGTGGAGCGGCCGCGTCGCCGCGGCAGAGAAGGGCGAGAAGACTACCGAAGCCATCAAAGAGTTCAACAGCCTGCTCTACGGGTCGAAGGAGGTGTTCACCACCGTCCTGCCGCTGCGCGATGGGGTTGCGGTGGCGCTGAAGCTGTAG
- a CDS encoding farnesyl diphosphate synthase produces the protein MLPDALESDRQRMDEALERLLPPATQDPTSIHRAMRHSVFAGGKRLRPILAMEAARLIAGSLPPGIEELGCALEMLHTYSLVHDDLPALDNDDLRRGQPTCHKVFGEATAILAGDALQTLAYQTLSRLHCPPEARVRVIEEIAVGTGTIEGMIGGQVMDLEAERTRPDSKTLEHIHRAKTGALITASAVSGGIYAGASAEQAEKLRCFGRAVGLAFQIADDVLDVTQTSEQLGKTAGKDTATEKATYPALFGVEDSLKKADALVDSGCAALDSFGPGAETLKALAHFLVERKK, from the coding sequence ATGCTCCCCGACGCCCTCGAATCCGACCGCCAGCGCATGGACGAAGCCCTGGAGCGACTACTTCCGCCAGCAACCCAGGACCCGACCTCCATCCATCGCGCCATGCGGCACAGCGTCTTCGCCGGCGGCAAGCGCCTGCGCCCCATCCTGGCCATGGAGGCGGCGCGTCTCATCGCCGGCTCGCTTCCCCCGGGGATCGAAGAATTGGGCTGCGCCCTGGAGATGCTGCACACCTACTCGCTGGTCCACGACGATCTGCCCGCCCTCGATAACGACGACCTGCGCCGCGGCCAGCCCACCTGCCACAAGGTCTTCGGCGAGGCCACCGCCATCCTGGCCGGCGATGCCTTGCAGACCCTCGCCTACCAGACGCTCTCCCGCCTGCACTGCCCGCCCGAGGCACGGGTGCGCGTCATCGAAGAGATTGCCGTCGGCACGGGCACCATCGAGGGCATGATCGGCGGCCAGGTCATGGACCTGGAAGCCGAGCGCACCCGCCCCGACTCGAAGACGCTCGAGCACATCCACCGCGCGAAGACCGGCGCGCTCATCACCGCCAGCGCAGTTAGCGGCGGGATCTATGCTGGCGCCTCCGCGGAGCAGGCCGAGAAGCTGCGCTGCTTCGGCCGCGCCGTCGGCCTCGCCTTCCAGATCGCCGACGATGTTCTCGACGTCACCCAGACCTCCGAGCAACTGGGCAAGACCGCCGGCAAGGACACGGCCACCGAGAAGGCCACCTACCCCGCGCTCTTCGGCGTGGAGGACTCCCTGAAGAAGGCGGATGCGCTGGTCGATTCCGGCTGCGCCGCGCTCGATTCCTTCGGCCCGGGCGCCGAGACGCTCAAGGCGCTGGCGCACTTCCTGGTCGAGCGTAAGAAATGA
- a CDS encoding Rieske 2Fe-2S domain-containing protein, with the protein MNPAQTAEWQDLGPAKDFEQKPVTEVHLGKTAVAITCRNGEFGAISGVCNHVGGPLGQGTLDGDYVVCPWHHYKFHWRTGEGEPGFEADRVPSYEVRVEGGRLLLRTKPVTPRHKLPHDPHPLARPIRREEGPVRVVGISATVMDRQFPRVSTSELLLQAALDHAEKELGCGTRLLKLDSLKFRNCEGYYSKSAHACTWPCSITQMDPADQMDQVYEALVHWADVVLVTTPIRWGSASSLYYKMAERLNCVQNQITIRDNALIRNKVAAFLIIGGQDNIQSVVGQLLGFFSELGFHFPQFPYIAHSRGWSAEDMENNVTFVEHSEELRSGARDLTRRAVELAQRLIAQGEGSAKVSRPGRKACRMAEESAS; encoded by the coding sequence ATGAACCCCGCGCAAACCGCCGAATGGCAGGACCTGGGCCCGGCAAAGGACTTTGAGCAGAAGCCCGTGACCGAGGTCCATCTGGGTAAGACCGCGGTGGCCATCACCTGCCGCAACGGCGAGTTCGGCGCCATCTCCGGCGTTTGCAATCACGTGGGAGGCCCGCTGGGGCAAGGCACTCTGGACGGCGACTACGTGGTCTGTCCCTGGCACCACTATAAGTTCCACTGGCGGACCGGCGAAGGCGAGCCCGGCTTCGAAGCCGACCGAGTGCCCAGCTACGAAGTCCGCGTGGAGGGCGGACGTCTCCTGCTGCGCACCAAGCCCGTGACCCCGCGTCACAAGCTGCCGCATGACCCACACCCTCTGGCCCGCCCCATCCGGCGCGAAGAAGGCCCGGTGCGCGTGGTGGGCATCTCCGCCACCGTCATGGACCGCCAGTTTCCCCGGGTCTCGACCTCCGAACTCTTGCTCCAGGCCGCGCTCGACCACGCCGAGAAAGAGCTGGGCTGCGGCACCCGTCTGCTGAAGCTCGACAGCCTCAAGTTCCGCAACTGCGAGGGCTATTACTCCAAGAGCGCCCACGCCTGCACCTGGCCCTGCTCCATCACTCAGATGGATCCTGCGGACCAGATGGACCAGGTGTACGAGGCCCTGGTGCACTGGGCGGACGTGGTGCTCGTGACCACGCCCATCCGCTGGGGCTCCGCCAGCTCCCTGTACTACAAGATGGCGGAGCGGCTGAACTGCGTACAGAACCAGATCACCATCCGCGACAACGCGCTCATCCGCAACAAGGTCGCCGCCTTCCTCATCATCGGAGGGCAGGACAACATCCAGTCGGTCGTCGGGCAGTTGCTGGGCTTCTTCTCCGAGCTGGGCTTCCACTTCCCGCAGTTCCCCTACATCGCGCATTCGCGGGGCTGGTCGGCGGAGGACATGGAGAACAACGTGACCTTCGTCGAGCACAGCGAGGAGCTGCGCTCGGGCGCCCGCGATCTGACCCGCCGTGCCGTGGAGCTCGCCCAGAGGCTCATCGCCCAGGGCGAGGGCTCCGCAAAGGTGAGCCGCCCGGGACGGAAGGCCTGCAGGATGGCTGAGGAAAGTGCTTCCTGA
- a CDS encoding phosphoesterase: MRVRIFFHDKCFDGACSAALFARFYRERIRDGAEFVFTGLAHRAGALFDESKFDGEENAIVDFKYSTSPKLTWWFDHHQSAFL, encoded by the coding sequence GTGAGGGTTCGAATCTTCTTCCACGATAAGTGTTTCGACGGGGCGTGCTCGGCCGCGCTGTTCGCGCGCTTCTACCGGGAGCGCATCCGCGACGGGGCGGAGTTCGTCTTCACCGGACTGGCGCACCGCGCGGGCGCGCTCTTCGATGAAAGCAAGTTCGACGGCGAGGAGAACGCTATCGTGGACTTCAAGTACTCCACCTCTCCCAAGCTGACCTGGTGGTTCGACCATCACCAGAGCGCCTTCCT
- a CDS encoding c-type cytochrome translates to MRALAAIVLLGGGILAAFGAQGADYHPDGRWQPSREAAARSNPLPGTPEIVGGGRKLFVRHCAECHRGDGQGGKRAADLLLPVVQEQSDGVLFWKISNGNPRRGMPSWGRLPEPQRWQLVLYLRALRPGSAGAGISK, encoded by the coding sequence ATGAGAGCCCTGGCGGCCATTGTGCTATTGGGAGGCGGAATCCTGGCGGCGTTCGGAGCGCAGGGTGCCGACTACCATCCCGACGGCCGCTGGCAGCCGTCCCGGGAGGCCGCGGCCCGCAGCAATCCGCTGCCGGGGACGCCGGAGATCGTGGGCGGCGGCCGCAAACTTTTTGTCCGCCACTGCGCGGAGTGCCATCGGGGCGACGGCCAAGGCGGCAAGCGCGCCGCCGATCTGCTGCTGCCGGTGGTGCAGGAGCAGAGCGACGGTGTGTTGTTCTGGAAGATCTCGAACGGCAATCCGCGGCGGGGGATGCCCTCCTGGGGACGGCTGCCGGAGCCGCAGCGCTGGCAGTTAGTACTCTACTTGCGGGCCCTGCGCCCGGGCTCCGCTGGCGCCGGGATCTCGAAGTGA
- a CDS encoding bifunctional homocysteine S-methyltransferase/methylenetetrahydrofolate reductase produces the protein MALDFLTRLQQGPLLADGAMGTELYARGIFINRCYDELNLSQPDLVCEVHRAYLQAGAEIIETNTFGSNSFRLARHGFADRVAEINLAGVRLARQVARSEAEKKALNVFVAGSVGPLGVRIEPLGKTSLEEARAAFREQIAALAEGGVDLIMLETFGYLEELHQALLAAREVDPKLAVVAQVTIDEDGICLDGSVPETFGAKIADWGADVVGCNCSVGPVAMLEALERVAAVTSLPLAAQPNAGMPRDVEGRNLYLCSPEYMASYARKFTAAGIRLVGGCCGTTPEHIRAMKAALRSGEARATRFQVVTTPKKEAPVAPPPLAQRSRMGARLAAGEFVTLVEIVPPKGTDAAREIEGARFLKSVGVDAINIPESPRASARLSAQVLAILTQQQVGIEAVLHYVCRDRNVLSIQSDLLGASAIGIRNLICITGDPPKLGNYPDATAVFDIDAIGLVNVVRNLNQGMDIGGNAMGASTGFVIGVGANPGLSNIDEEVRRFQYKVEAGAEFAVTQPVFDISLLERFLQRVEHCRIPILAGIWPLVSVRNAEFMKNELRVSVPDSILERMGRAANVEASRAEGVAIAREMLLAVRGLVQGAQVSAPLGRYAAAVDVLEALGSTQGAR, from the coding sequence ATGGCGCTCGACTTCCTTACCCGCCTGCAACAAGGACCGCTGCTGGCCGACGGGGCCATGGGCACCGAACTCTATGCCCGCGGCATCTTCATCAACCGTTGCTATGACGAGCTCAACCTCTCCCAGCCCGACCTGGTCTGCGAGGTCCATCGCGCCTACCTGCAGGCCGGCGCCGAGATCATTGAGACCAACACCTTCGGCTCCAACTCCTTCCGCTTGGCGCGCCACGGATTCGCCGACCGGGTCGCCGAGATCAATCTCGCCGGCGTCCGCCTGGCCCGCCAGGTGGCGCGAAGCGAAGCGGAGAAGAAGGCGCTCAACGTTTTTGTGGCGGGCTCGGTGGGCCCGCTCGGCGTCCGCATCGAGCCCTTGGGCAAGACCTCGCTCGAGGAGGCTCGCGCTGCCTTCCGCGAACAGATCGCGGCGCTGGCCGAGGGCGGCGTGGACTTGATCATGCTCGAGACCTTCGGCTACCTCGAGGAACTTCATCAGGCGCTGCTGGCCGCCCGTGAGGTCGACCCTAAGCTCGCGGTGGTCGCCCAGGTCACCATCGACGAGGACGGCATCTGCCTGGACGGCTCCGTGCCTGAGACCTTCGGCGCCAAGATCGCGGACTGGGGCGCGGACGTCGTGGGCTGCAACTGCAGCGTCGGTCCCGTGGCCATGCTGGAGGCGCTGGAGCGCGTGGCCGCGGTCACCTCCCTGCCCCTCGCCGCGCAGCCCAACGCCGGCATGCCGCGCGACGTCGAGGGACGCAACCTCTACCTCTGCTCCCCGGAGTACATGGCCAGCTACGCCCGCAAGTTCACCGCCGCCGGCATCCGGCTGGTGGGCGGATGCTGCGGCACCACTCCCGAGCACATCCGCGCCATGAAGGCGGCGCTGCGCTCCGGCGAGGCCCGCGCTACCCGCTTTCAAGTGGTCACGACCCCCAAGAAGGAAGCACCCGTCGCTCCGCCGCCGCTGGCCCAGCGCTCGCGCATGGGCGCCCGGCTGGCCGCGGGAGAATTCGTCACCCTGGTGGAGATCGTTCCCCCCAAGGGCACAGACGCCGCCCGCGAGATCGAGGGCGCGCGCTTTCTGAAGTCGGTGGGCGTGGATGCCATCAACATCCCCGAAAGCCCGCGGGCCTCCGCCCGCCTGAGCGCTCAGGTGCTGGCCATCCTCACCCAGCAGCAGGTGGGCATCGAGGCGGTGCTGCACTACGTCTGCCGCGACCGCAACGTGCTTAGCATCCAGTCCGACCTGCTGGGCGCCTCCGCCATCGGCATCCGCAACCTCATCTGCATCACCGGCGACCCGCCCAAGCTGGGCAATTACCCGGACGCCACCGCCGTCTTCGACATCGACGCCATCGGCCTGGTCAACGTGGTCCGCAACCTGAATCAGGGGATGGATATCGGCGGCAACGCCATGGGCGCCTCCACCGGCTTCGTCATCGGCGTGGGCGCCAATCCCGGCCTCTCCAACATCGACGAGGAAGTCCGCCGCTTCCAGTACAAGGTGGAGGCGGGCGCTGAATTCGCCGTCACCCAGCCCGTCTTCGATATCAGCCTGCTGGAGCGGTTCCTCCAGCGTGTCGAGCACTGCCGCATTCCCATCCTCGCCGGCATCTGGCCCCTGGTGAGCGTGCGCAACGCCGAGTTCATGAAGAACGAGCTGCGGGTCTCGGTACCCGATTCCATTTTGGAACGCATGGGGCGCGCCGCGAATGTCGAAGCCTCCCGCGCCGAAGGCGTGGCCATCGCCCGCGAGATGTTACTCGCCGTCCGCGGCCTGGTGCAGGGAGCGCAGGTCAGCGCGCCGCTCGGTCGCTACGCCGCCGCCGTGGACGTGCTGGAGGCGCTCGGCTCCACCCAGGGTGCGCGTTAG
- the bshB1 gene encoding bacillithiol biosynthesis deacetylase BshB1: MSAALDILAIAAHRDDVEQTCGGTLLKMAEHGHRTGILDLTQGEMGTRGTAEERAAEAADAARILKVSWRTVLDIPDGRVENTWENRLKVARVIRARHPRVVILPYWKGRHPDHYTTSILGYEACFLAGLSKLVILSEAQAKAQGGVEGPLPPHRPFKIIYASLYHDVRPAFVVDITAQFEARLQSILAYKSQFTDQEAGRNDFPAYDDIRSRVEAMARFYGMLAGVKYAEPFVQKEVGLVDDLTAIPVKSI, encoded by the coding sequence ATGAGCGCTGCTCTCGACATCCTGGCCATTGCCGCCCACCGAGACGACGTGGAACAGACCTGCGGCGGCACGCTCCTCAAGATGGCCGAACACGGCCACCGCACCGGCATCCTCGACCTCACCCAGGGCGAGATGGGCACGCGCGGCACCGCCGAAGAGCGCGCTGCTGAGGCCGCCGACGCCGCCCGCATCCTGAAGGTGAGCTGGCGTACCGTGCTCGACATCCCAGACGGCCGCGTGGAGAACACCTGGGAGAACCGCTTGAAGGTCGCCCGCGTCATCCGCGCGCGTCATCCGCGCGTAGTCATCCTGCCCTACTGGAAGGGCCGCCACCCCGACCATTACACGACGTCCATCCTGGGGTACGAAGCTTGTTTCTTGGCAGGATTATCAAAGCTTGTCATCCTGAGCGAAGCCCAAGCGAAAGCGCAGGGCGGAGTCGAAGGACCCCTACCCCCTCACAGACCATTCAAGATCATCTACGCCAGCCTCTACCACGACGTCCGCCCCGCCTTTGTAGTGGACATCACCGCGCAATTCGAGGCGCGCCTCCAGTCCATCCTCGCCTACAAGTCTCAATTCACCGACCAGGAGGCCGGCCGCAACGACTTCCCCGCCTACGACGACATCCGCAGCCGCGTCGAAGCCATGGCCCGCTTCTACGGCATGCTCGCCGGGGTGAAGTACGCCGAGCCCTTCGTGCAGAAAGAGGTTGGCCTGGTGGACGACCTCACCGCCATCCCGGTGAAATCCATCTAG
- a CDS encoding Fur family transcriptional regulator: MLQKRIDDRPSISREALRDAQDIFHRHLKKVGLKHTGQRDTILHTFLETREHLSTDELYRLTRKKDPKIGFTTVYRTLKLFAECGLASAVAFHDGIARFEHQYNRRSHHHMVCTECGGSVEFFSPEVDKLEQEIGRKHHYETTRHTFQIYGICEDCRKKNAHRAG; encoded by the coding sequence ATGCTGCAGAAGCGCATTGACGATCGGCCCTCAATCTCGCGCGAAGCCCTGCGCGACGCCCAGGACATCTTCCACCGCCACCTGAAGAAAGTGGGCCTGAAGCATACCGGGCAGCGCGACACCATCCTGCACACCTTTCTGGAGACGCGCGAGCACCTCTCCACCGACGAGCTCTACCGCCTGACCCGCAAGAAAGACCCGAAGATCGGCTTCACCACGGTGTATCGCACGCTGAAGCTGTTCGCGGAGTGCGGGCTGGCGAGCGCCGTGGCCTTCCACGACGGCATCGCGCGCTTTGAACACCAGTACAACCGGCGCAGCCATCATCACATGGTGTGCACGGAGTGCGGCGGGTCGGTGGAGTTCTTCTCTCCCGAGGTAGACAAGCTGGAGCAGGAGATCGGGCGCAAGCATCACTACGAGACCACCCGCCATACCTTCCAGATCTACGGCATCTGCGAGGACTGCCGGAAGAAGAATGCCCACCGCGCCGGCTGA
- a CDS encoding DUF4870 domain-containing protein: MPRFCPSCGAQMTDTAAPCAACGKEAGQSGGSTPPAPAPGGGGLTDNVAGLLVYLIGILAIVFLLIEPYNKNKFIRFHCFQCLFFWAAYIVCFIVLMILSFVLAMVPVVGGIIAFLLWMVLWLGAVVVWILLMVKAYQNQMWKLPFIGDMAEKQANA, translated from the coding sequence ATGCCGCGTTTCTGTCCTTCGTGTGGTGCGCAGATGACCGACACCGCCGCCCCGTGTGCGGCGTGCGGGAAGGAAGCAGGCCAGTCGGGCGGATCCACGCCCCCGGCGCCGGCTCCCGGTGGGGGAGGATTGACCGACAACGTCGCCGGCCTGCTGGTGTACCTGATCGGCATCCTGGCAATCGTGTTCCTGCTGATCGAGCCCTACAACAAGAACAAATTCATCCGTTTCCACTGCTTCCAGTGCTTGTTTTTCTGGGCCGCGTACATTGTGTGCTTCATCGTGCTGATGATCCTGAGCTTCGTCCTGGCAATGGTCCCCGTGGTGGGCGGCATCATCGCCTTCCTGCTCTGGATGGTGCTCTGGCTGGGCGCGGTGGTGGTGTGGATCCTGCTCATGGTGAAGGCCTACCAGAACCAGATGTGGAAGCTGCCCTTCATCGGCGACATGGCGGAGAAGCAGGCCAACGCCTAA
- a CDS encoding penicillin acylase family protein has protein sequence MTPAASTPGARRPRWRRPIAAAFLLLLLAVLGVAAWFYCAVQRALPQLDGSLALPGLRDRVTVVRDTHGVPHISASSLDDLLFAQGCVTAQDRLWQMDATRRFASGELSEILGQDFLRLDRQQRILQLRFVAERLDRGLSPADRAELEAYASGVNAYIDTHGDALPLEFRVLRYKPRPWTVKDSLLVTLSMSEALNHGGYRAELSREAILAKLGPELTADLYPSTSGRDHPPTAVAPTSPSPSPAPRAGKAAPGPGGFLSAVSAGELFPEPLQPGSNNWVISGAHTASGKPLLSNDMHLPHQIPGVWYEAHLTLRGPGASAAELDVAGLTLPGYPYVIAGHNARIAWGYTSLMPDVEDIYIEQFNAQGEYQTPEGWKPPERRQEVIHVRSAPDVTLDVLLTRHGPIITELVPGETRRLVLHWTIYDFDSSGTSFLALNRASNWQEFRQAFSSYVSPPLNVVYADVDGHIGYQAVGRLPIRAAGDGTLPVPGEDNAHEWTGSVPFESLPSAFDPPSGILATANGRITPDGYPNVLASQWAAPYRTERIYQLLDSGKKFTAADMLAVQTDIYSAFDHLCAQHFAAAVQRTSSASPRAREAAELMRAWDGRLTVDSVAATLVTRARRNLWRLLLQPRLGPSDERDSLPSSVAVTGWRQYNWFLSPVALETILTDQPPRWLPQNFADYDQLLTAAVEATVSEPQAPEDLRSWRYGDQYPLEFNHPIFGRIPLLGRWTGPGLRPQSGGGTTVKQVGRSFGPSQRLTVDLASLDASTLNLVTGESGQLGSPYYMDQFPAWYEGWTFALPFSASAVEKSHAHALILEPAK, from the coding sequence ATGACCCCCGCCGCTTCTACCCCCGGCGCACGCCGTCCTCGCTGGCGCCGCCCCATCGCCGCCGCCTTCCTCCTCCTGCTGCTCGCTGTTCTGGGCGTCGCTGCGTGGTTCTACTGCGCCGTCCAGCGTGCCCTTCCCCAGCTCGACGGTTCCCTCGCCCTTCCCGGCCTGCGCGACCGGGTGACCGTGGTCCGCGACACCCACGGCGTCCCCCACATCTCCGCTTCTTCCCTCGACGACCTGCTCTTTGCCCAGGGCTGCGTCACTGCCCAGGACCGCCTCTGGCAGATGGACGCCACCCGCCGCTTCGCCTCGGGCGAACTCTCCGAGATCCTGGGCCAGGACTTCCTGCGCCTCGACCGCCAGCAGCGCATCCTGCAGCTCCGCTTCGTGGCAGAGCGCCTGGATCGCGGCCTCTCTCCCGCCGACCGCGCCGAGCTCGAAGCCTATGCCAGCGGCGTGAACGCCTACATTGACACCCACGGCGACGCGCTTCCCCTGGAGTTCCGCGTGTTGCGCTACAAGCCCCGCCCGTGGACGGTGAAAGATTCGCTCCTGGTCACGCTCTCCATGAGCGAGGCGCTGAATCACGGCGGGTATCGCGCCGAACTCTCGCGCGAGGCCATCCTGGCCAAGCTCGGCCCTGAGTTGACCGCGGACCTCTATCCCAGCACCTCCGGGCGCGACCATCCGCCCACGGCCGTGGCTCCAACCAGCCCATCGCCTTCCCCTGCGCCCCGCGCCGGGAAAGCAGCGCCGGGCCCCGGCGGATTCCTCTCCGCCGTGAGCGCCGGCGAATTGTTTCCGGAGCCCTTGCAGCCCGGCTCGAATAACTGGGTGATTTCGGGCGCGCACACCGCCTCCGGCAAGCCGCTGCTTTCTAACGATATGCACCTGCCGCATCAGATCCCCGGTGTGTGGTACGAGGCTCATCTCACGCTGCGCGGCCCCGGCGCATCGGCCGCGGAGCTGGACGTCGCCGGCCTCACCCTTCCCGGCTACCCCTACGTCATCGCCGGGCACAACGCGCGCATCGCCTGGGGCTACACCAGCCTGATGCCGGACGTCGAGGACATCTACATCGAGCAGTTCAACGCCCAGGGCGAGTACCAGACTCCCGAGGGCTGGAAGCCGCCGGAGCGTCGGCAGGAGGTCATCCACGTCCGCAGCGCGCCTGACGTGACGCTCGACGTGCTGCTCACCCGCCACGGCCCCATCATCACCGAGTTGGTCCCGGGCGAGACCCGCCGCCTGGTCCTGCACTGGACCATCTATGACTTCGATTCCAGCGGGACATCCTTCCTCGCCCTGAACCGGGCGAGCAACTGGCAGGAGTTCCGCCAGGCTTTCTCCAGCTATGTGTCCCCGCCGCTCAACGTGGTGTACGCCGACGTGGACGGGCACATCGGCTACCAGGCGGTGGGACGCCTGCCCATCCGCGCTGCCGGCGACGGCACCCTGCCCGTCCCCGGCGAGGACAACGCCCACGAATGGACCGGCTCCGTTCCTTTCGAATCCTTGCCCAGCGCCTTCGACCCGCCCTCGGGAATCCTGGCCACCGCTAACGGGCGCATCACGCCCGACGGGTATCCCAATGTGCTGGCCAGCCAATGGGCCGCGCCCTACCGCACCGAGCGCATCTACCAGTTACTGGATTCGGGGAAGAAGTTCACCGCCGCGGACATGCTGGCGGTGCAGACGGATATCTACTCTGCCTTCGACCACCTCTGCGCCCAGCATTTCGCCGCCGCGGTTCAGCGAACCTCCAGCGCTTCCCCGCGGGCGCGCGAGGCCGCCGAGCTGATGCGCGCCTGGGACGGAAGGCTTACGGTGGATTCCGTCGCCGCCACGCTGGTCACGCGCGCGCGCCGCAACCTCTGGCGCCTGCTGCTTCAGCCGCGCCTCGGACCCAGCGACGAGCGCGACTCTCTCCCCTCCAGCGTCGCCGTCACTGGCTGGCGCCAGTACAACTGGTTCTTGTCGCCGGTGGCGCTTGAGACCATCCTCACGGACCAGCCCCCGCGCTGGCTGCCGCAAAACTTCGCGGACTATGACCAGCTGTTGACGGCCGCCGTCGAGGCCACCGTTTCTGAGCCGCAGGCGCCTGAGGATCTCCGCAGCTGGCGCTATGGCGACCAGTATCCGCTGGAGTTCAACCACCCTATCTTCGGGCGCATTCCCCTGCTCGGGCGTTGGACCGGACCGGGACTCAGACCGCAATCCGGCGGCGGCACCACCGTCAAGCAGGTGGGCCGCAGCTTCGGCCCCTCCCAGCGCTTGACCGTGGACCTCGCCTCGCTCGACGCCTCCACCCTCAACCTGGTCACCGGCGAGAGCGGCCAGCTCGGCAGCCCCTACTACATGGACCAGTTCCCCGCCTGGTACGAAGGCTGGACGTTCGCGCTTCCCTTCTCCGCGAGTGCGGTGGAGAAATCACACGCACACGCATTGATTCTGGAACCCGCGAAGTAG